Within Hyla sarda isolate aHylSar1 chromosome 7, aHylSar1.hap1, whole genome shotgun sequence, the genomic segment TCCCAgtcccctgaggctgtgttcacacataatttttttaatttttttttacttttttttttttattgtttttttctgtgattttctatATACTGCTGCATAAATTGTGCTATTTAACCATAATTGTGTAAATGTGAATGACTGTTTTGAGGGTGATTTTTTTCCACCTCTCAATGACACTTAtggatcatttttattttattttttggaaaattagaaaaattttaatttttttttctaccttgcTGGCAGCACAGCACGCTCTCCAGATGTCCTGGGACGACTGCTCGTAGTGGTCAGGATGAGGTTCCCATATAGTCACAGCTTCTTCAGCCTGGTCAACCACCACCCCAGACTGGTCCACCAAAGCTGCCCGTACACTCGCCGTGCCCACGTCTATGCCAATGTAGTAATAGGCCGCTTCCCTTTTTTCCTTCTGCATTTTAAATttggctaaaaataaataaatggagaaGATTAGGAAATAATCAGTGGTTATTTGGTAAGAAGTGATTCACCGCACGGTACAAGATGACTAATAGGATTTATTATAAAATAGGAGACATTGACTAATGCGAGCCGGAACGTGGCGCCACCTAAGTATGTACATTCAGAGGGATTTCTCTAAGAGTAAGAAAAACTagttattaaaaatgtaaaaatgtacaatATTTACAATACATTCATACAATCATTTCCACTTTTAATAACATTTGTTGACCCTTTCACATATACTGTAGTTTCATATCTAGGAAAGTTTTCCCATTCaggaatatataccgtatatactcgagtataagccgacccgaatataagccgaggcccctaattttaccccaaaaacccaggaaaagttattgacttgactataagcctagggtgggaaatacatcatcccccatgtcaccatccagacccccttcatcatcaccccctgtcaatcccttcatcagtggtcttcaacctgcggacctccagatgttgcaaaactacaactcccggaatGCCCGgttagccatcggctgtccaggcatgctgggagttgtagttttgaaacctctggaggtccgcaggttgaagaccactgcggcctccgtcaacaccccccccccccccccttcatcatcaccgcctgtcaatcccttcatcagtggtcttcaacctgcggacctccaaatgttgcaaaactacaactcccagcaagcccggacagccatcggctgtccaggcatgctgggtgttgtagttttgaaacctctggaggtccgcaggttgaagaccactgtggccttcgtcatcatccagtccagccccccccccctttgttttgtactcacctcccctcggcgggaagttagggtgagctggtccggacaatctatgctgcagggaccgtccggtggggatggttaatcattgtgggctgtccattttcacctggggggcctcttctccacgcccgggccccggactagtgacgttgccttgacgacgacgcacagggacgttgcgcatgaacgtccctgtgcgtcgtcgtcaaggcaacgtcactagtccggggcaggccaggagcgcggagaagaggccgcctggtgaaaatggacagcccgcaacgactaaccatccccacaggACCGTCCCTGCAGCAAAGATGGCccgggctggatgatgacgaaggccgcagtggtcttcaacctgcggacctccaaaggtttcaaaactacagctcccagcatgctcggacagccgatggctgtccgggcatgctgggagttgtagttttgcaacatctggaggtccgcaggttgcagaccactgagaagggattgacaggcggagagttcactcgagtataagccgaggggggcgttttcagcacgaaaaatcgtgctgaaaaactcggcttatactcgagtatatacggtattagccCCTCATGGGCCGGTTATTCAAAGGCTCCTCCTTATCCCTCTCTCAACTCTGCCTGGCAGCCAAAGAGAACCTTCCTGTCTCTACTTCTcattgtgatatactgtataatcaAGTATCATTTCCCAGAAATAATGGCTGACGTGCCCTTAGGGAACGATAATGGAAAACCTATTTATTTCTCCCGGCTTCCCAGGCACTAGCCGGTCATGTGACCCAAATCGCATGTTGTAACTTTCATGCAATTcgatatataaaaggtttttttctttattcacttCAATTGAATTGAGTCCTCAGTTCCTATTCAGTTCTGTTGTAGGGCCACTGTATCTATGgaaaacatcaactggtgccagaaagttaaacagatttgtaaattacttctatttgaaaatcttaatccttccagtacttatcagctgctgtatgctccagaggaagttcttttctttttgaatttactttctgtctgaccacagtgttctctgctgacacttctgtccattttaggaactgttcagagtaggagcaaatctctccATCTCCGGGcagttattaaaatggacagaggtgtcagtagagagcactgtggtcagacagaaaggaaattcaaaaagaaaagaacttcctctggagcatacagcagctgataagtactggaaggattaagatttttaaatagaagtaatttacaaatctgtttaactttctggcaccagttaatttaaaataatttttttttccagcggagtacccctttaatgttaaatttGCAGTCAGGTGCATGACTTGGTTATTACACGAtccaatgcagtgttttccaaccagggtgtctccagctgttgctgaattACAACACCCAGTGTTGTAGTTTAGCCACAGCTGcaggtaccctggttggaaaacactggtcttatcCATTAAATAAAGGGAAGGATGGATGTAAGGAAGGGAAGAAGAAAGGGacgagaaaagaaagaaagagagggtggaagaaaaggagaaaaagaagatAGGAACAAAGGAAAGAGGGAAGGAAGAAATGGGGAAAAAGGATGGACAacaggaaaggaaggagggatggaGAGAGTAAGGAACTGAGGAGGGGAAAAGGAAGTAAGACAGGAAGAGCAATGGGGGAAAAAGGATTGAAGACAGGAAGAAAGGGAATAAGGAAGGAACACAGGAAGGAATGGAAGAAGACAGGAAGGAAGGAAAGGAGGAAAGAAAGGTTGGAAGACAGAAAGCAATGGAAGAAAGGATGGAGGACAGGAAGGAAGAGAGGACGGAAAGAAGTAGGGAACACAGGAAGGAAGGGGAAAAGGCAGGTAGGAAGAAAGGTAGGAATACAGGAAGATGCAAAGGTGGAACATGGGAAGGAAGGGAAGAAAAAAGGATGGAAGACAGGACGGAAAGAAGGAAGGAGCACaggaaggaagggaggaaaaCAGGTAGAAAGGAAGGGAAGAAGGAAGGAGCACAGGAAGGAAGGGAAACAAAAAGAATGAAAGAAAGGAAAAAGGGAGGAGGATATGCAGAAAGGCAGGTAGGAAGAAAGAGGGAAAGAAAGAAGGagacaagaaagaaagaaaaatagtgAGGGTGCAGTAAGGAAAGAAGTTACTCTGATGCCTCCGTTTTATTGATTCCTATTGGAGGATCAGTGAGGTAAAACTTCTATATAATCATAAAGTTGTAATAAGATGAAGTTTCACAGGAACTTGATGTTAATGTTTCATTGCACCAATTGTTCTCCTCAATGTTACCCTGTGGCGTCAGGAGTCATGTATGTTGCCTATGGGTACAAGTCACCAAATAGTGATATATGATAAAGGGCTCCATAACAAGGATGACAATAGGCCCTGTGTTCCTtcaatatttttaacccctttagaaaACAAGATCCTGGTGTTTGTTATCCCTTCAATCCTCTCCCCATGATCCCTGGGTCACTTCTCCACGATCTTGTTCATCCTACCCAGATACCTATCACCCTATAATAAACGGCGGCTCCAACCAGAACCGGCACCTCTTACTCCAATGGCTCCGGAGACCCTCACagtctgtagagcagtgtttcccaacctgggtgcctccagctgttgcaaatctagtgctgggcggtatgaccaaaagtgGATATCACGGTATTTTCccaaattgtggcgttttttttttcacaattttttttaaatgccattttttgaccactgtagcttttttttttttttgcataccaggctgtatgggggaaatttttttgcgccataatcagtttttggtattaatctgactttttaacttttttttctgagaTATGATAAAAATTgtaattctgtttttttttctttctacatttacgtcatttaccgtatgggatacataatgttatattttaatagttcgtacaattatgcatgcagcgatactaaatatgtttatttttattatgtttacatggttttatataggaaaagggggtgattttaacttttaacatggaaggggttaatgtgtgtcttttaaacatttattaaactttttttttttacactttattagacttttagtaggaatcattagattcctcatacaggtcaatagagttctattgaactccactgatctgtgtgctctgcgatccattgatagagcctagtccagccaggctctagcAATGACATAGCAACGGgatagcagggaacagaggtaagtcctccggctacctatccaccccactagcgcaccagggagcattcacatgtccctttagacgccactgtcagctttgacagtggcgatctaaagggttaatagccagccgcagtgatcaccgcatgctggctattagcgacggcccccggctactgagaacacccaggggccgcagagtatggagcgggcaggagtcggaagCCATGCTTGTCAGGTCCGACCCTGCTTCCTCGAAGCTGGGCTAAGGGCTGGAAAAAATTCATCTGCccagcgcccggaactgcatgtcctgggtgtcgggcgataggaattccacatccctgtcgtAATTAGTCCCCCGATCTGGTGAcacagcgctgcggctgataattcatgtgggggggggggcggaaaaaTTGATATCGTAAACAGAAAACACaccggtatttggtatgaaccggtgcctccagctgttgcaaaactacaacttccagcatgttggaccatatagtagtatatagtataggtcaatgtttccccaccagggggcctccaattgttgcaaaactacaactcccagcatgttggactatatagtagtatatagtataggtcaatgtttcccaaccagggggcctccagctgttgcaatacttgcaatactacaactcccagcatgttggactctatagtagtatatagtctaggtcagtgtttcccaaccaggggtgcctccaattgttgcaaaactacaactcccagcatgttggactatatagtagtatatagtataggtcaatgtttcccaaccaggggtgcctccagctgttgcaaaactacaactcccagcatgttggaccatatagtagtatatagtataggtcaatgtttccccaccagggggcctccaattgttgcaaaactacaactcccagcatgttggaccatatagtagtatatagtataggtcaatgtttcccaaccaggggtgcctccagctgttgcaaaactacaacttgcagcatgttggactatatagtagtatatagtataggtcaatgcttcccaaccagggggcctccagctgttgcaatactacaattcccagcatgttggactatatagtagtatatagtataggtcaatgtttcccaaccagggggcctccaattgttgcaaaactacaactcccagcatgttggactatatggtagtatatagtataggtcaatgtttcccaaccaggggtgcctccagctgttgcaaaactacaactcccagcatgttggactatacagttgtatatagtatgggtcaatgtttcccaaccaggggtgcctccagctgttacaaaactacaactcccagcatgcccggacagccgttggctgtccgggcatgctgggagttgtagttttgcaacagctggaggcactctggttgggaaacactgctatagagcatGACAAGCAATATTGGCAGAATCCTTGGCCCCCAATATAACATAATATAGGAATATAGTCATCTCCAGTATAGATTGTGCAGAGATTCTTGCCGGCTGTTTGTCTTTTCTTCATACTCCAGGTATATAATGATCTTATTGGGGGACGTATTAAGTGTATACCCAGCATTAGTCCTGAGTGCTTTAtatgggggcggaggggttttaTAGCATCCATCACCTCGTCCTCCAGCATTTCGGTATTGGCTCTGCTAGGACATCTGCTTCTATTTTTTCTTCCTCTTGTACTGGGCAATGAAAGCAATTTATAAAGTAAAATCAATTTGGaaatgttctctctctctctttcgtcTGGGGTTTGATTGAAAGCGAGAGGAGCCCGGGCCAGTGGCTGACTCCACAACAAGCCTCCCTGACCTCCATTTAGAGAGACTCTCTGTATAATGAATCTTAATTAAGATTGGGCTGTCAGCCTTCCCCGAGCTGCAACTTTGTAAAATGTAACATTGAAATAAACTACAAGGGAATATTAATCATTTCTCCATTCGCCTCTCCATGCAAGTTAAGTGCATTCTGGGCTACAGAGGTTGTTTAAAGGACAATGGCGGCGAACGTGATCTTGTCTGCATGCAAAACACAGTCTGACACCATGGAAATGCGGTCAATGCGGATCACTGCGCTATCACAATGATTGTTTTATCTCTTCCATCTGTCCTTGCGCTAATTCAGAACATTTGTACCGGGGGCTTCTAGGCCGCATCCAGAGGAACAGGCGCAGTAGATTATCTGCAGTTGACATCAACCTATTACTTCCAATCATGTCAACAATGGAAATGGGAAATATTATCTGTTACTTTGATCCTTCACAATCGATTCTTCCTAAGATGAAATCAATCACTGGAGATCAATTCACTCTGCTGGTTTATAGAAAGGACTGGGCTGAACCATGATGTCATCTGATCGATaaagaaggaaggaaagaaagaagGAAGGGAAGAAAGGAAAAGAGGGGAGGAAGAAAGAGCAAGGAAGGAAAGAGGGAAGAAAGGAAAACGAGGGGAGGATGGAAGAGAGCatggaaggaaggaaagaaagaagGAAGGGAAGAAAGGAAAAGAGGGGAGGAAGAAAGagcaaggaaggaaggaaagagggAAGAAAGGAAAAGAGGGGAGGAAGAAAGAGAGCatggaaggaaggaaagaaagaagGAAGGGAAGAAAGGAAAAGAGGGGAGGAAGAAAGagcaaggaaggaaggaaagaaagagGGAAGAAAGGAAAAGAGGGGAGGAAGAAAGAGAGCATGGAAGGAAGGAAAGAGGGAAGAAAGGAAAACGAGGGGAGGATGGAAGAGAGCATGGAAGGAAGGAAAGAGGGAAGAAAGGAAAAGAGAGGAGGAAGAAAGAGagcaaggaaggaaggaaagagggAAGAAAGGAAAAGAGGGGAGGAAGAAAGagcaaggaaggaaggaaagagggAAGAAAGGAAAACGAGGGGAGGATGGAAGAGCAAGGAAGGAAAGAGGGAAGAAAGGAAAACGAGGGGAGGATGGAAGAGagcaaggaaggaaggaaagaaagaagGGAAGAAAGGAAAAGAGGGGAGGAAGAAAGAGAGCATGGAAGGAAGGAAAGAGGGAAGAAAGGAAAATGAGGGGAGGATGGAAGAGCAAGGAAGGAAAGAGGGAAGAAAGGAAAACGAGGGGAGGATGGAAGAGagcaaggaaggaaggaaagagggAAGAAAGGAAAACCAGGGGAGGATGGAAGAGAGCATGGAAGGAAGGAAGGACAGAAAGACAAGGAGAAGggaaagaggaaagaaaataaaaagagggGAGGAAAGAAGCCAGGGAGGAAAGATAGGAAGAAGGGAAAGAGGGAAGAAAGGAAAGAGGGAAGAAAGGAAAACGAGGGGAGGAAGGAAGAGAGCATGGAAGGAAGGAAGGACAGAAAGATagggagaagggaaagaagaaagAAAGTAAAAATAGGGGAGGAAGGGAGGAAAGATAGGGTGAAAGGAAAGAGGGAAGGAAAGGAAAAGAggggaggaaagaaggaaggaaggaaggaaggaaagagggAAGAAAGGAAAACAAGGGGAGGATGGAAGGGAGCATGGGAGGAAGGAAGTACAGAAAGATAGGGAGAAGGGAAAGAGGAAAGAAAGTAAAAATAGAGGAGGAAGGGGGGAAAGAAAGAAGGATGGGAAGAAAGGAAAAGAGGGGAGGAAGAAAGAGagcaaggaaggaaggaaagggggAAGAAAGGAAAGAGGGGAGGAAGAAAGAGagcaaggaaggaaggaaagggggAAGAAAGGAAAGAGGGAAGAAAGGAAAACGAGGGGAGGAAGGAAAACAAGGGGAGGGTGGAAGAGAGCATGGAAGGAAGGACAGAAAGATAGGGAGAAGGGAAAGAGGAAAGAAAGTAAAAATAGGGGAGGAAGGGAGGAAAGATAGGGTGAAAGGAAAGAGGGAAGAAAGGAAAGAGGGGAAGAAGAGCACGAGAAGAAGGAAGGGAGGACAGAAATATAGGCAGAAGGGAAAGAGGAAAGAAAGTAAAAAGTGGGGAGGGAGGAAAGATAGGAAGAAAAGAAAGAGGGAAGAAAGGGAAAGAGGGTAAGAAGAGCACGGGAAGAAGGAAGGGAGGACAGAAATATAGGGAGAATGGAAAGAGGAAAGAAAGTAAAAGTGGGGAGGAAGGAAGAGAGCATGGAAGGAAGGACAGAAATACAGGGAAAAGggaaagaggaaagaaaaaaaaaatggggaggaaggagggaaggaagggAGGAAAGATAGGAAGAAGGGAAAGATGAAACAAAGTAAAAAGAGGGGAGGAAGGGAGGAAAGATAGGGTGAAGGGAAAGAGGGAAgaatgggaaagaggggaggaaGAAAGAGAGCATGGAAGGAAGGAAGGACAGAAAGATAGGGAGAAGGGGAAggggaaaaaagtaaaaagaggGGACGAAGGAAGGAAGGACAGAAATATAGGGAGAAAGGAAAGACGGAAGAAAGTAACAGAGGGGAAGAAGGAAGAGAGCATGGAAGGAAGGACAGAAAGATAGGGAGAAGGGAAAGAGGAAAGAAAGTAAAAGGAggggaggaaagaaggaagggaGGAAAGATAGAGAGAAGGGAAAGAGGGAAGAAAGGGAAAGAGGGGAGGAAGAAAGAGAGCAAGGAAGGAAGGACAGAAAGTAAGATAGTTCACAAAGAGAAGGATGGATGAACCGGCACTGACACAGCTGAAGAAAATGAAGCATTCACTAAT encodes:
- the LOC130283222 gene encoding cylicin-2-like, which translates into the protein MEEDRKEGKEERKVGRQKAMEERMEDRKEERTERSREHRKEGEKAGRKKGRNTGRCKGGTWEGREEKRMEDRTERRKEHRKEGRKTGRKEGKKEGAQEGRETKRMKERKKGGGYAERQKEGKKEGREERKRGEEERARKERGKKGKRGEDGREHGRKERKKEGKKGKEGRKKEQGRKERGKKGKEGRKKESMEGRKERRKGRKEKRGGRKSKEGRKERGKKGKEGRKKESMEGRKEGRKENEGRMEESMEGRKEGRKEKRGGRKRARKEGKREERKRGEEERARKEGKREERKTRGGWKSKEGKREERKTRGGWKRARKEGKKEGKKGKEGRKKESMEGRKEGRKENEGRMEEQGRKEGRKENEGRMEESKEGRKEGRKENQGRMEESMEGRKDRKTRRRERGKKIKRGEERSQGGKIGRRERGKKGKREERKTRGGRKRAWKEGRTER